GGTCGACGCCGGGCGGCCGAGCTGTCCCTTCTGCGGCCACCCGATCGACCCCGACGGCCACCTGTGCGTCCGGGCCAACGGGTTCCGCCGCCGCGACCCGTGATCGAGGACGGCGAGCTCGTCCTCCACGGACGGATCATGCCCGCCTCCAACGCCACCTTCGTCGGGGAGGTGGACGGCACCCAGGTCGTCTACAAGCCGATCGCGGGGGAGCGCCCGCTGTGGGACTTCCCCGACGGCAGCCTGGCCTTCCGCGAGGTGGCCTCCCACCTGGTGTCGGCGGCGAGCGGCTGGGACGTGGTGCCGCTCACGGTCCTGCGCGAGGGTCCTCACGGCCTGGGGATGGTGCAGCTCTGGAAGGAGCCCGACCCGGATCAGGAGGCCGTGACGATCGTCCCCGAAGGCGCCACGCCGGCCGGGTTCCTGCACGTGTTCGACGGCGTGGACCAGCACGACCGGCCGATCTCGCTGGTCCACGAGGACTCCGTGGCGCTGCGGCGCATGGCGGTCTTGGACGTGCTGGTCAACAACGCCGACCGCAAGGGTGGTCACGTGCTGGAGATGACCGGCGGCCACCGCCACGGGGTCGACCACGGCGTGACGTTCCACGCCGAGCCCAAGCTGCGGACCGTCCTCTGGGGATGGGCCGGCGAGCCGCTGGCCGCCGACGAGCTCGACGGCATCGACCGGGTGCTCGCCGCGGTCGCCGGCACCCTCGGCGAGGGGCTGGAGCACCTGGTGACCGAGCGGGAGGTCGAGGGCCTCCGGCGCCGTGCCGAGCGGTTGCGCGCCGCGGCGGTGTTCCCTCAGCCGAGGGGAGACTGGCCGGCCATCCCGTGGCCGCCGTTCTAGGACGCTGGCCCTCCCCGTTACCCTTCCCACCATGCGCGTCTGGCCCGCCCCCGAGATCCCCGGACTCGACGTGACCGGACCCCCGGTGCGGCTCCACGACACGGCGTCCGGCGAGTCCGTGACGGTCGTCCCGCAGCAGGGTGCGGCCCGGCTGTACGTCTGCGGGATCACTCCCTACGACGCGACCCACATGGGCCACGCGGCGACGTACGTCGGCTTCGACCTGCTCGTCCGCGCCTGGCGCAACGCCGGCCACGACGTCACCTACGTCCAGAACGTGACCGACGTCGACGACCCGCTCCTGGAGCGGGCCGCGAAGGTCGGCGGCGACTGGCGCGAGCTCGCCGAGCGCGAGACCCAGCTGTTCCGCGACGACATGGCGGCGCTCCGTGTGGTCCCGCCCGACCACTACGTCGGGGCGGTCGAGTCGATCCCGCTGGTGATCGACCTGGTGCGCGAGCTCGAGGCCACCGGCTCGGTCTACCGCGTCGAGGACGACCTCTACTTCTCCGTCACCAGTGACGAGACGTTCGGCTCGCTGTCCGGCTGGACCCGCGACCAGATGCTCGCCGTCTTCGGCGACCGCGGTGGCGACCCCGACCGGGCCGGCAAGAAGGACCCGCTCGACTGCGTGCTGTGGCGGGCCGAGCGCCCCGGGGAGCCCGCGTGGGACAGCCCGTGGGGACCGGGACGACCGGGCTGGCACGTCGAGTGCACCGCCATCGCCCTGCTCCACCTCGGGACCACCTTCGACGTCCAGGGCGGCGGCAGCGACCTGGTCTTCCCGCACCACGAGATGTGCGCGAGCGAGGCGCAGGTCGCCCGGGGCGGGGAGCGGTTCGCCCGGGCGTACGCCCACGCCGGCATGGTCGGCTACGACGGCGAGAAGATGTCGAAGTCGCGCGGCAACCTGGTCTTCGTCAGCGCCCTCCGCCACAGCGACGTCGACCCCATGGCGATCCGGCTGTCGCTGCTGCGCCACCACTACCGCGCCGACTGGGAGTGGACCGACGACCAGCTCTGGGACGCGGTCGACACCCTCGTCACCTGGCGCCGCGCCCTCTCGCTGGGTGCCGGCGCACCGGCCGCTCCGGTCGCCGAGGCCGTGCTGGCCGCCCTGGCCGAGGACCTGGACGCCCCGGCCGCCGTGGCCGCCGTGCAGGCCTGGGTGGACGCGACCCTCGGGACCGACGGGCTGGCCGACACCAGCGACCCCGCCGCCGCCGGCACGGTCCACCGGCTGCTCGACGCGGCGCTCGGCCTGTCCCTCTAGCTCAGACCTGCGGACCCTGACCCGGACCCTCGTCGGGCCGGTTGCGCTTGAGGTAGCGCTCGAACTCCCGGGCGATCGCCTCACCGGACGCCTCCGGCAGGTCGGTGGTGTCGCGGGTCTCCTCGAGGGCCCGGACGTAGTCGGCGACGTCCTCGTCCTCCTCGGCGAGCTCGTCGACGCCGCGCTCCCAGGCCCGGGCGTCGTCGGGCAGCTCGTCGAGCGGGATGCTCGTCTGCAGCAGGTCCTCGAGCTGGCCGACGAGCGCCAGCGTCGCCTTGGGGCACGGCGGCTGCGGGACGTAGTGGGGGACCGCCGCCCAGTAGGACACCGCCGGGATGTCGAGCCGGACGCAGGCGTCCTGGAACACGCCGACGATGCCTGTCGGGCCCTCGTACGTCGACTGCTCGAGCTTGAGCCGGTCGACGAGGTCGGGCTCCGTGGCGGTCCCGGTCACCGGGACCGGTCGGGTGTGGGGGGTGTCCGCGAGCAGCGCGCCCAGGGTGACGACCAGCTCACCGCCGAGGTCGTCGCAGGCAGCGAGCAGCTCGGCGCAGAACTGCCGCCAGCGCAGGTTGGGCTCGATGCCACGGATGAGGATCACGTCCCGCCCCAGGTCGGGCGGGGAGGCGACCGCGATCTGGGTGGTCATCCAGACCAGCCGCCGGTGCCCGCTGGGGTCGGTGCCGATCGTGGGCCGGTTGACCTGGAAGTCGTAGTAGTCCTCCGGGTCGACGCTGCCGATGATCCGCGCGTCCCAGACCTGCATCAGGTGGTCCACGACGGCGGAGGAGGCGTCCGCAGCGTCGTTCCAACCGGCGAAGGCCGCGATGACGACGGGGTCGACCAGGTCGGGGACGTCCTCGAGCTCGATCACCCATCCACCCTAGTCACTGTGCCGTGACGCGGCAGGGACGACCGCTCCGATGATTTCGCGGGTGTTCGGCGTGGGTGTCACGATGGTCGTGTTCACCATCCGGGAAGTCAGTCCACGTTGCGGACAGGCTGCCTACGCTGGAGGCCCCGATGGAGCCGAGAGGAGAGCCGTGTCCGAGCCCGCACACCGGCCCGATGCCACGCAGGCGCTCACGGCTGCGATGCAGGAGCGCATCCTGGTCATCGACGGGGCGATGGGCACCCTGATCCAGGGACACCAGCTCGGCGAGGACGACTACCGCGGGGACCGGTTCGCCGATCACGGTCACGACCTCAAGGGCAACTCCGACATCTTGTCGATGACCCAGCCCGACATCATCCGCGACATCCACCGGCACTACCTCGAGGCCGGCGCCGACATCGTCTGCACCAACTCCTTCACCGCCTCCAGCATCTCCCAGGCCGACTACGGGCTGCAGGACCACTGCTACGAGCTCAACGTCGCGGCCGCGGCGGCGGCGCGGCTGGCTGCCGACGAGTTCTCGACCGCGGACTGGCCCCGGTTCGTGGCCGGCTCGCTCGGCCCGACCAACAAGACCGCGTCCATCTCGCCCGACGTCAACGACCCGGGCGCCCGCAACGTCGAGTTCGACGAGCTCGTCGAGTCCTACCTCGAGGAGGCGCGCGGGCTGGTCGACGGCGGCAGCGACCTGCTGCTCGTCGAGACCATCTTCGACACCCTCAACGCCAAGGCGGCGGTGTTCGCCCTCGAGACGCTCTTCGAGGAGCAGGGCCGCCGGTGGCCCGTCTGGATCTCCGGGACCATCACCGACGCGTCCGGCCGGACGCTCTCGGGCCAGACCACCGAGGCCTTCTGGCACAGCGTGCGCCACGTCCGCCCCCTCGTCGTGGGCCTCAACTGCGCCCTCGGTGCGGCCGAGCTCCGGCCGTACGTCGCCGAGCTCGCCCGGATCGCCGACTGCTTCGTCTCCGCCCACCCCAACGCGGGGCTGCCCAACGAGTTCGGCGAGTACGACGAGTCGCCGGACCAGATGGCCTCGGTCCTGGGCGACTTCGCCGCGTCCGGGCTGGTCAACCTGACCGGCGGCTGCTGCGGCACCACCCCCGAGCACATCGAGGCGATCGCCACCGCGGTCAAGGGCGCGGAGCCCCGGACCCGGGCCACGCCGGCACCGGCCCTGCGGCTCTCCGGGCTGGAGCCGTTCGCCATCGACCAAGACAGCCTCTTCGTCAACGTGGGGGAGCGGACCAACATCACCGGCTCCGCCCGCTTCCGCACGCTGATCAAGGACGGCGACTACGACACCGCCCTCACGGTGGCCGCGCAGCAGGTCGAGAACGGCGCCCAGGTCATCGACGTCAACATGGACGAGGGGATGATCGACGGCGTCGCGGCGATGGACCGCTTCCTCAAGCTGGTCGCCAGCGAGCCCGACATCAGCCGGGTCCCCGTCATGGTCGACTCCTCGAAGTGGGAGGTCATCGAGGCCGGGCTCAAGTGCGTGCAGGGCAAGCCGGTCGTCAACTCGATCTCCATGAAGGAGGGCGAGGAGAAGTTCGTCGAGCAGGCCCGGCTGTGCCGGCGCTACGGCGCTGCCGTCGTGGTCATGGCCTTCGACGAGGACGGCCAGGCCGACTCCCTGGAGCGTCGGCAGGCGATCTGCGGGCGGGCCTACCGGATCCTCACCGAGGAGGTCGGCTTCCCGGCCGAGGACATCATCTTCGACCCCAACGTGTTCGCGGTGGCCACCGGCATCGAGGAGCACGCGACGTACGGGCAGGACTTCATCGAGGCCACCCGCTGGATCAAGCAGAACCTGCCGGGCGCCCTGGTCTCGGGCGGCATCTCCAACGTCAGCTTCTCCTTCCGCGGCAACAACCCGGTGCGCGAGGCGATCCATGCGGTCTTCCTCTTCCACGCCATCGAGGCGGGCCTCGACATGGGCATCGTCAACGCCGGTGCGCTCGCCGTCTACGACCAGGTGGACGCGGAGCTGCGGGAGCGGATCGAGGACGTCGTGCTCAACCGGCGGCCGGACGCGGCCGAGCGGCTGCTCGAGGTGGCCGAGCGCTACAACCGGGCGGCCGAGGCCGACGAGGAGACGGTCGACGAGTGGCGATCGCTGCCGGTGGGGGAGCGGATCACCCACTCGCTGGTCAAGGGGATCGACGCCCACGTCGTCGACGACACCGAAGAGCTGCGGGCCGAGATCGCCGAGCGTGGCGGCCGCCCCATCGAGGTGATCGAGGGCCCGCTGATGGACGGCATGGACGTCGTCGGCGACCTCTTCGGCTCGGGCAAGATGTTCCTCCCGCAGGTGGTGAAGAGCGCTCGGGTGATGAAGAAGGCCGTCGCCTACCTGATCCCCTTCATCGAGGAGGAGAAGGCCAAGGACCCGGCCCTGGCCACCCAGAAGGAGACCAACGGCACCGTCGTGATGGCGACCGTGAAGGGCGACGTCCACGACATCGGCAAGAACATCGTCGGCGTCGTGCTGCAGTGCAACAACTACGAGGTCATCGACCTCGGCGTGATGGTGCCGCCGCAGAAGATCCTCGACGCGGCCAGGGAGCACGGTGCCGACGCGATCGGTCTGTCGGGGCTGATCACCCCCTCGCTCGACGAGATGGTGACGATGGCGAGCGAGATGCAGCGGCAGGGCTTCGAGATCCCGCTGCTGATCGGCGGTGCCACGACCTCGCGAGCCCACACGGCGGTGAAGGTCGACGGCAAGTACGACGGTCCGGTCGTCTGGGTCAAGGACGCGTCCCGGTCCGTCCCGACCGTGGCGTCGCTGCTGAGCCCGCAGCGCCGCGAGCAGCTCCTCGCCGACGTCCGCGCCGACTACGACAGCCTCCGCACCCGCCACGCCGCCAAGACCGAGCGGCCGATGGTGACCCTGGCGGAGGCCCGGGCCAACGCCGCGCCCGTCGACTGGTCCGACCACGCCCCGCCGGTCCCGGCCGAGCTGGGGGCCGACGGCACGGTGACGTTCTCCGTCTCGGACCTGCGCGACTACATCGACTGGCAGCCGTTCTTCAACGCCTGGGAGATGAAGGGGTCCTTCCCCGACATCCTCAACAACCCGACCACAGGAGAGGCCGCCCGCCGGCTCTACGACGACGCCCAGGAGATGCTGACGCGCATCGAGGCCGGGGACTGGCTCGGGATCCGCGGGGTCTACGGCTTCCGGGCGGCCAACGCGGTGGGCGACGACATCGAGGTGTACGCCGACGCCACCCGCGAGCAGGTCGTCGCGCGGCTGTGCCACCTGCGCCAGCAGGGCAAGCACCGCGACGGGGTCCCCAACCGCTGCCTGGCCGACTTCGTGGCACCGCGGGAGACGGGGCTCGCGGACCACGTCGGCGGCTTCGCCGTGACCGCCGGGCTCGGCAGCCAGGAGCGGGTCGCGGCGTTCCAGGCCGAGAACGACGACTACTCCGGGATCCTGCTGGAGTCGCTTGCCGACCGGCTCGCCGAGGCCGCCGCCGAGCGCCTCCACGAGCACGTGCGCCGCGAGGCGTGGGGCTATGCCCCCGACGAGCAGCTCGACAACCGGGGCCTGATCAAGGAGCTCTACGACGGCATCCGGCCGGCGCCGGGCTACCCCGCCTGTCCCGACCACACCGAGAAGCAGACCCTCTGGGACCTGCTCCGGGTCGAGGAGAGCCTCGGCGTACGCCTGACCGAGTCGATGGCGATGTGGCCGGGGGCGTCGGTGTCCGGCTGGTACTTCTCGCACCCCGACTCCCAGTACTTCGTGGTGGGACGGCTCGGGCGGGACCAGGTGGCCGACTACGCCGAGCGCAAGGGCTGGACGCTCGCCGAGGCCGAGCGCTGGCTCTCGCCCAACCTGGGCTACGACCCGGAGGACTGAGCCGGGCCTCGGCCGGGACGTGACCGTGAGCGTGCGAGCCCCGAGGTCCAGGGCAGCGAGCGCAATCCCCCGACGTGGGCTCACTGCCCTGGACGTCGAGTCCCCGACAATGGGCCGAGATGAGACGGCCTGGTCGATCTGGTGACTGGCGAGTCACGTCGGGGTCTGGGGCGCAACCAGTGCTCGCATGACCGTGCGCCTGCCGCCACCCTCTGCCAAGGGACGTCCGCCCGGGGTGCTGACCGCCTGCCGGACGGTCGAGCGAGCAGGCCTCGGCGCGAGGGAGAGGTCCTACACTGGGGTCCGAGGCCCAGGCCTTGGGCGACACCTCGCCATCCACGGCCGGCCACGTCAGGGGTCCCGATGACGCGTGCGTTCGACGCCATGCGGAGCGAGCTGAACGCCGCCATGACCGGCGCCGAGCGGGGCGTCCCGGCGGCCGACGAGCTGTGCTCGACGTGCGTGGACCTCTTCGGCGTGGACGGCGCGGCGCTGTCGGTGGTCCACGACGGAGCGACCCGGGGGACCTTCGGGTCGAGCAGCGAGGCCAGCCGTCGGCTGGACGAGTACCAGTTCACGTTCGGGGAGGGGCCCTGCCTCGATGCGGTGGCGGCCCGGCAGTCCGTGCTGGTGCCTGACCTCGACTCGGCGTTGGGGCGCCGCTGGCCCGCCTTTGCCGGAGCGGCCCTGGCCGACGGGATCCGAGGGGTCTTCGCCCTCCCGGTCGTGATCACCTCGGTGTGCGTGGGAGCGCTCGACCTGTTCCGCGTCGATCCCGGCCCCCTGCAGGGCAACGAGCTCGAGGGGGCGCTGCTGGCCGCCGAGCTGGCGGCAGCACCGCTGCTCGACCTGGTCGCCGAGGGCGGCGGGAACCAGGACGATGCGCTCCAGGAAGGATCCGAGGAGGCGTGGGGCAGCCTCGAGGAGATGGATCGCATCGAGGTGTACCAGGCCACCGGCATGCTGATCTCCCAGCTCGACGTGGACGCCGCAGAGGCCTTGGCGCGCCTGCGAGCCCACGCCGTCGCCACCGGGCAGACCGCGAGCCAGGTGGCCTGGGCCATCGTGGAACGTCGCCTGGTGCTGGAGCGGGACGACCACGGACCGGGGCGGGGGCAGGGATGACCGATCACAGGGAGCGCGAGATCATCCAGGCGTTCGTGGATCTCTCCAACGAGCTGGTCGACGACTACGACGTCGTCGAGATCCTGACCAGGCTCACCACGAGCTGCACCCAGCTGCTCGGCGTCGACTCGGCGGGACTGCTTCTCGCCAACGGCCGCGGGGCCCTCCACCTGGCTGCCTCGAGCTCCGACCGCGCCCACCACCTGGAGGTGCTCCAGCTCCAACGAGACGAGGGACCGTGCCTGGACTGCTTCCGGGCCGGTGAGGTCGTGATCGTGCCGGATCTCGCCGCCGAGACGGAGCGGTGGCCCCAGTTCTGCCGAGCGGCACGAGACGTCGACTTCAGGTCCGTCCACGCGCTCCCGATGCGGCTGCGCGACACCGTCCTGGGGACCCTGGGCCTGTTCGGGGAACAGGCTGGTCGACTCGACGACGAGGACCTTGCTCTGGCCCAGGCACTGGCTCACGTCGTGAGCGTGGCCGTCGTCAACGAGAAGGCTGCTGCCGACCTCGCGACGATCAACGCGCAGCTGCAGCACGCGCTGACGAGCCGGATCATCGTCGAGCAGGCCAAGGGTGTCATCGCCCAGACGGGCGACCTGGAGATGAGCGTCGCCTTCAGCGTGCTGCGTCGCTACGCACGCGACCACGGCCGGCGGTTGAGCGAGGTCGCCAGCGAGGTCGTCGGCCGCCAGCTGCACGGGGCCACCCTCCTGGCGCACGCCCGTGCCGCGGCCATCCTGCCGTGAGTGGGGAGGGTGGCGGCGGAGGCGACGGTGTGCTCTACTGAGGATGAACGACTGCACCCGGACCCTGTGCGCTCTGCCATGAGTGCCAGGGTCTTTTCCATGCCCGGGGGGCGCCCCGTCCTTGTCCCCGGGCTCGGCGCGTGGCTCCTCGCCCGGTCCCCCGCAGGGCGAGGAGTCCCTCGTCGCCGTGTGCCCCCTGGCGGGCCGGGCAGGACCCTCGTGCCCAGGGTCGCCCGCACGGCCGCCACCGCCTGCCGGGCGCCGTCACCGTAGGCTGGGCGGACGCCCTGTCGCACCGAGCCCCCGGGAGGGAATCCTGAGCACCGCCGCATCCCGAGGACCTGCCGCGCCGTTTCCGAGGGCCGTCCTGTGGGACATGGACGGCACCCTCGTCGACACCGAGCCGTACTGGATCGAGACCGAGTTCGCACTCGCCGAGAAGCACGGCGGCACCTGGTCGACCGAGCACGCCCTCAACCTCGTCGGCCACGACCTGCTCGACTCCGGCCGGTACATCCGTGAGCACATGGGGATCGACCTCGAGCCCTCCGAGATCGTCGAGCAGCTGCTGGACGGCGTGGTGGCCCGGGTGGAGGACGAGGTGCCGTGGCGGCCGGGCGCGCTCGAGCTCCTCGAGGACCTCGCCGCCACCGGCATGCCCCGCGCCCTGGTGACCATGTCCTACAAGCGGTTCGTCGCGCCGGTGCTGGCCGCCCTCCCCGAGGGCGCCTTCGACGTGGTCGTCACGGGCGACGCCGTCACCCGGGGCAAGCCGCACCCCGACCCGTACCTCAAGGCGGCAGCAGAGCTGCGCCTCGACGCCGCCCACTGCCTGGCGATCGAGGACTCCAACACCGGTGCCAAGTCCGCGGAGTCGGCCGGGTGCCTGGTGCTCGTGGTTCCGAACCACGTCCCGGTGCTCGCGGGCGAGCGACGGGTCTTCCGCGACTCCCTCGCCGGGCTCGACGCCCGGGCGCTGGTCGCGCTCGGCGGCTGACCCTCGCCGCCGGGTACTACGACCACCGGACAATGGTGGGCCGCCCTCGTCCGGCCACACGCTGGAACCTCACAGAAGCGACTCAGGAGGTCTGGTGACGATGCGCAGGACGATGGCGGCAGTGGTGGTCGGGACGATGCTGGTGACGCTGGGGAGTGCCGCCCCCGCGATGGCCGGCGATGACGAGAAGATCCGTCGGGGCGGCTGCAGCGGCTCCGCCGACTGGAAGCTCAAGGTGAAGCCGGACGACGGCCGCCTCGAGGTCGAGGCCGAGGTGGACAGCAACGTCTCCGGGCAGACCTGGCACTGGCGGCTGCGCCACAACGGCAGTGTCTCCGCCCGGGGTACGTCGACGACGTCCGGCCCGTCGGGATCCTTCGACGTCGAGCGCCGGATGTCGAACCTGTCGGGGACCGACCGGTTCCGGCTGCGCGCCACCCACGGCGGCCAGGTGTGTCGCGGTCGCATCAGCTGGTGAGGCCTATCCTCGCTGCTCATGGAGGCTGAGCGTCGGCGAGCGTGGCGGAGCCCGGTGGCGCAGTTCCTCGCCCTCGGGTTCCTCCTCTTCGCCGGGGTCGTCGTGGTCAGCGACCGCCTGATCGACCGGGCCGCGCAGCGCGAGGCGCTGGGGGACGCCCGGGGGGCGACCGCGATCCTGGCCCACTCGGTGGTCGAGCCCTCGCTGACCGACCGGCTCACGACCGGCGACGCCGGCGCCATCGACCGGTTCGACCGCGACGTGCGCGACCGGCTCCTGGTCGGGGACGTGAGGCGCGTGAAGATCTGGAGTGCCGACGGCACGATCGTCTACTCCGACCAGACCGAGCTGATCGGGGAGAGCTTCGCCCTCGAGGACGCCGAGCAGCAGATCCTCCGCGAGGGCGGGACCGACGCCGAGGTGTCCGACCTCACCGACCCCGAGAACCGCCTCGAGGTGGGGTCCACCGACCTGGTGGAGGTCTACACCCGGATCCTCGCCCCGAACGGCACGCCGCTGCTCTTCGAGGCGTACTACTCCGCCGACACCATCGCCGCGGACACCCAGGAGGTCTTCTCACCCTTCCGCCGGATCATGGTCGGCTCGCTGCTGGTCCTGGGCGGCCTGGCGACGCTGATCATCTGGGGGCTCTCGCGTCGGCTGCGCCGGGCGGCCGCCGAGCGGCAGCGGCTGCTCCAGGCCGCCATCGACGCCTCGGACGCCGAGCGGCGCCGGATCGCCCGCGACCTGCACGACGGCGTGGTCCAGGACCTGGCAGGCACCACCTTCGCCCTCGCCGCCGCGGGGAGGGAGGGGGCCGTCGTCCCCGCGGCCGTCGCCACCGACGCGGCGGCAGCGCTGCGGCAGTCGTCGCGGGCCCTGCGCTCCCTCCTCGTGGAGATCCATCCGCCCGACCTGACGGCGGAAGGGCTCGCTGCCGCGCTCGACGACCTGGTGGCTCCCGCCGGGACCGCCGGCATGGAGGCGCACGTCGAGGTGGACGGCGTCGCGGGGACACCCGACCCGGTGGTGGCGCTGGTGTGGCGGGTCGCCCAGGAGGCGGTCCGCAACGCGCTCCGCCACTCCCGCGGCAGCCGTCTCGACGTCACGGTGCGGCGCGAGGCCGGACGGGTGCTGCTGGTCGTCACCGACGACGGCGTCGGGATGGACGTGTCGGAACCGCGCGGCGCCGAGCATCTCGGCCTGCGCGGCCTGGCCGGTCTCGTGCACGAGGCCGGGGGCAGGCTCCGCATCGACGCGGAGCCGGGTGGGGGCACCAGCGTCCGTCTCGAGGTGGAGGGATGAGCGGTGGGCCGATCCGGGTCGTGGTCGTGGACGACCACGCGGTGGTGCGCGCGGGTCTGGCGCGGCTGCTCTGCGGAGCCGACGACATCGACGTGGTGGCCCAGGCCGCCGACGGTGCGGAGGCGGTGGCGGTCTGCGCGCGGGAGCGGCCGGACGTGGTGGTCATGGACCTCCAGATGCCCGGGATGGACGGCGTCGAGGCGACCCGACGGATCCTCGCGGGCGAGGGGGACGCCGAGGTGCTGGTCCTGACGTCCTTCTCGGACAGCGAGCGGATCGTCGCCGCCCTCGACGCGGGCGCGGTGGGCTACCTCCTCAAGGACTCCGACCCCGACGAGCTCCTCGCCGGCGTCCGGGCCGTGCACCGGGGTGAGTCCCCGCTGCACCCTCGCGCGGCCCGCCAGCTGCTGGCCGCCCGGCAGGGTTCCCCGGCGGCGCGGCTGACCGCCCGGGAGCGTGAGGTGCTCGGTCTGGTGCGGCAGGGCCTGGCCAACAAGCAGGTGGCGCGCCGCCTCGGGATCAGCGAGCGCACCGTCAAGGCGCACCTGACCTCGGCCTTCGCCGCGATCGGGGTGCAGGACCGGACCCAGGCGGCGCTGTGGGCGGAGCGCCACGACGTCTGACCGACCGGCTCAGTCGACGTCCTCTGCGGTGAGCTCGCCGGGGTCGGCGGGCACGGCTGCCTCGGGGAGCGGTGGCGGTGTCCCGCCCCACTCGGGGCAGAGCGCCTTGAAGGAGCACCAGTCGCACAGGCGCGAACGCTGGGGGCGCCAGTCGCGGGACTCGGTGGCCAGCACGATGGCTCGCCAGATCGCCTCCACCTTGCGTTCGGTGGCCAGCAGGTCCTGTTCGTCGGGGACGTAGCGGATCAGCTCGCCGCTGCCGAGGTAGACCAGCTGCAGCATGGACGGCACCACGCCGCGGGTGCGCCAGATGACGAGGGCGTAGAACCTCATCTGGAACAGCGCCTTGGCCTCCCAGCCCTCCCCGGGCGCTCGTCCGGTCTTGTAGTCCACCACCCGGATCCGGCCGTCGGGGGCGACGTCGAGCCGGTCGACGAAGCCGCGCAACAGCAGCCGGGAGTCGAGCAGGGCCTCGACGTAGAGCTCGCGCTCGGCCGGCTCGAGCAGCCGCGGGTCCTCGAGCGAGAAGTAGCGGTCCAGGACGGCCCGG
This genomic interval from Nocardioides euryhalodurans contains the following:
- a CDS encoding SCO1664 family protein yields the protein MIEDGELVLHGRIMPASNATFVGEVDGTQVVYKPIAGERPLWDFPDGSLAFREVASHLVSAASGWDVVPLTVLREGPHGLGMVQLWKEPDPDQEAVTIVPEGATPAGFLHVFDGVDQHDRPISLVHEDSVALRRMAVLDVLVNNADRKGGHVLEMTGGHRHGVDHGVTFHAEPKLRTVLWGWAGEPLAADELDGIDRVLAAVAGTLGEGLEHLVTEREVEGLRRRAERLRAAAVFPQPRGDWPAIPWPPF
- the mshC gene encoding cysteine--1-D-myo-inosityl 2-amino-2-deoxy-alpha-D-glucopyranoside ligase produces the protein MRVWPAPEIPGLDVTGPPVRLHDTASGESVTVVPQQGAARLYVCGITPYDATHMGHAATYVGFDLLVRAWRNAGHDVTYVQNVTDVDDPLLERAAKVGGDWRELAERETQLFRDDMAALRVVPPDHYVGAVESIPLVIDLVRELEATGSVYRVEDDLYFSVTSDETFGSLSGWTRDQMLAVFGDRGGDPDRAGKKDPLDCVLWRAERPGEPAWDSPWGPGRPGWHVECTAIALLHLGTTFDVQGGGSDLVFPHHEMCASEAQVARGGERFARAYAHAGMVGYDGEKMSKSRGNLVFVSALRHSDVDPMAIRLSLLRHHYRADWEWTDDQLWDAVDTLVTWRRALSLGAGAPAAPVAEAVLAALAEDLDAPAAVAAVQAWVDATLGTDGLADTSDPAAAGTVHRLLDAALGLSL
- a CDS encoding PAC2 family protein; this translates as MIELEDVPDLVDPVVIAAFAGWNDAADASSAVVDHLMQVWDARIIGSVDPEDYYDFQVNRPTIGTDPSGHRRLVWMTTQIAVASPPDLGRDVILIRGIEPNLRWRQFCAELLAACDDLGGELVVTLGALLADTPHTRPVPVTGTATEPDLVDRLKLEQSTYEGPTGIVGVFQDACVRLDIPAVSYWAAVPHYVPQPPCPKATLALVGQLEDLLQTSIPLDELPDDARAWERGVDELAEEDEDVADYVRALEETRDTTDLPEASGEAIAREFERYLKRNRPDEGPGQGPQV
- the metH gene encoding methionine synthase, which gives rise to MQERILVIDGAMGTLIQGHQLGEDDYRGDRFADHGHDLKGNSDILSMTQPDIIRDIHRHYLEAGADIVCTNSFTASSISQADYGLQDHCYELNVAAAAAARLAADEFSTADWPRFVAGSLGPTNKTASISPDVNDPGARNVEFDELVESYLEEARGLVDGGSDLLLVETIFDTLNAKAAVFALETLFEEQGRRWPVWISGTITDASGRTLSGQTTEAFWHSVRHVRPLVVGLNCALGAAELRPYVAELARIADCFVSAHPNAGLPNEFGEYDESPDQMASVLGDFAASGLVNLTGGCCGTTPEHIEAIATAVKGAEPRTRATPAPALRLSGLEPFAIDQDSLFVNVGERTNITGSARFRTLIKDGDYDTALTVAAQQVENGAQVIDVNMDEGMIDGVAAMDRFLKLVASEPDISRVPVMVDSSKWEVIEAGLKCVQGKPVVNSISMKEGEEKFVEQARLCRRYGAAVVVMAFDEDGQADSLERRQAICGRAYRILTEEVGFPAEDIIFDPNVFAVATGIEEHATYGQDFIEATRWIKQNLPGALVSGGISNVSFSFRGNNPVREAIHAVFLFHAIEAGLDMGIVNAGALAVYDQVDAELRERIEDVVLNRRPDAAERLLEVAERYNRAAEADEETVDEWRSLPVGERITHSLVKGIDAHVVDDTEELRAEIAERGGRPIEVIEGPLMDGMDVVGDLFGSGKMFLPQVVKSARVMKKAVAYLIPFIEEEKAKDPALATQKETNGTVVMATVKGDVHDIGKNIVGVVLQCNNYEVIDLGVMVPPQKILDAAREHGADAIGLSGLITPSLDEMVTMASEMQRQGFEIPLLIGGATTSRAHTAVKVDGKYDGPVVWVKDASRSVPTVASLLSPQRREQLLADVRADYDSLRTRHAAKTERPMVTLAEARANAAPVDWSDHAPPVPAELGADGTVTFSVSDLRDYIDWQPFFNAWEMKGSFPDILNNPTTGEAARRLYDDAQEMLTRIEAGDWLGIRGVYGFRAANAVGDDIEVYADATREQVVARLCHLRQQGKHRDGVPNRCLADFVAPRETGLADHVGGFAVTAGLGSQERVAAFQAENDDYSGILLESLADRLAEAAAERLHEHVRREAWGYAPDEQLDNRGLIKELYDGIRPAPGYPACPDHTEKQTLWDLLRVEESLGVRLTESMAMWPGASVSGWYFSHPDSQYFVVGRLGRDQVADYAERKGWTLAEAERWLSPNLGYDPED
- a CDS encoding GAF domain-containing protein; its protein translation is MTRAFDAMRSELNAAMTGAERGVPAADELCSTCVDLFGVDGAALSVVHDGATRGTFGSSSEASRRLDEYQFTFGEGPCLDAVAARQSVLVPDLDSALGRRWPAFAGAALADGIRGVFALPVVITSVCVGALDLFRVDPGPLQGNELEGALLAAELAAAPLLDLVAEGGGNQDDALQEGSEEAWGSLEEMDRIEVYQATGMLISQLDVDAAEALARLRAHAVATGQTASQVAWAIVERRLVLERDDHGPGRGQG
- a CDS encoding GAF and ANTAR domain-containing protein produces the protein MTDHREREIIQAFVDLSNELVDDYDVVEILTRLTTSCTQLLGVDSAGLLLANGRGALHLAASSSDRAHHLEVLQLQRDEGPCLDCFRAGEVVIVPDLAAETERWPQFCRAARDVDFRSVHALPMRLRDTVLGTLGLFGEQAGRLDDEDLALAQALAHVVSVAVVNEKAAADLATINAQLQHALTSRIIVEQAKGVIAQTGDLEMSVAFSVLRRYARDHGRRLSEVASEVVGRQLHGATLLAHARAAAILP
- a CDS encoding HAD family hydrolase → MDGTLVDTEPYWIETEFALAEKHGGTWSTEHALNLVGHDLLDSGRYIREHMGIDLEPSEIVEQLLDGVVARVEDEVPWRPGALELLEDLAATGMPRALVTMSYKRFVAPVLAALPEGAFDVVVTGDAVTRGKPHPDPYLKAAAELRLDAAHCLAIEDSNTGAKSAESAGCLVLVVPNHVPVLAGERRVFRDSLAGLDARALVALGG